From one Tsukamurella tyrosinosolvens genomic stretch:
- a CDS encoding acetyl-CoA C-acetyltransferase, with protein MANIETRPVAILGGNRIPFARSDRAYAKASNQDMFTAALNGLVSRFNLQGEQLGAVVGGAVLKHSRDFNLIRESVLGSPLSPYTPAFDVQQACATGLQAINAAAQGIQLGRYEAAIGGGVDTTSDAPIGVSEGMRKVMLELNRASSTVDRLKLVGKLPANLGIDIPRNGEPRTGMSMGEHAAITAKEMGVSRAEQDELAYLSHTNMAAAYDRGFFEDLITPYLGLTRDDNLRPGSSVEKLATLKPVFGVSLGDATMTAGNSTPLTDGASTVLLSSDEWAAERGLPVLAYLKDVEYSAVDYVGGKDGLLMAPTYAVPKLLARNGLTLQDFDFYEIHEAFASVVLATLQAWESPEYCKDRLGLDKPLGSIDRSKLNVNGSSLAAGHPFAATGGRIVASAAKQIKENGGGRALISICAAGGQGITAIIEG; from the coding sequence GTGGCAAACATCGAAACCCGTCCGGTCGCCATCCTCGGCGGCAACCGGATCCCCTTCGCGCGTTCGGACCGTGCGTACGCGAAGGCCAGCAACCAGGACATGTTCACCGCCGCCCTCAATGGTCTCGTGAGCCGCTTCAACCTGCAGGGCGAGCAGCTGGGCGCCGTGGTCGGTGGCGCCGTGCTCAAGCACAGCCGCGACTTCAACCTGATCCGCGAGTCGGTGCTCGGCAGCCCGCTCAGCCCCTACACCCCTGCTTTCGACGTGCAGCAGGCCTGCGCCACCGGCCTGCAGGCGATCAACGCCGCGGCCCAGGGCATCCAGCTCGGCCGCTACGAGGCGGCCATCGGCGGCGGCGTCGACACCACCTCCGACGCGCCGATCGGCGTCTCCGAGGGCATGCGCAAGGTGATGCTCGAGCTCAACCGCGCGTCGAGCACCGTCGACCGCCTCAAGCTGGTCGGCAAGCTCCCGGCCAACCTGGGCATCGACATCCCGCGCAACGGCGAGCCCCGCACCGGCATGTCGATGGGCGAGCACGCCGCCATCACCGCCAAGGAGATGGGCGTCTCCCGCGCCGAGCAGGACGAGCTGGCCTACCTCAGTCACACCAACATGGCGGCGGCCTACGACCGCGGCTTCTTCGAGGACCTGATCACCCCGTACCTGGGCCTGACCCGCGACGACAACCTGCGCCCGGGCAGCTCCGTCGAGAAGCTCGCCACGCTCAAGCCCGTCTTCGGCGTCTCGCTGGGCGACGCGACGATGACGGCCGGCAACTCGACGCCGCTTACCGACGGCGCGTCGACGGTGCTGCTGTCCTCCGACGAGTGGGCGGCCGAGCGCGGCCTGCCCGTGCTCGCGTACCTCAAGGACGTGGAGTACTCGGCCGTGGACTACGTCGGCGGCAAGGACGGCCTGCTCATGGCGCCGACGTACGCCGTGCCGAAGCTGCTGGCCCGCAACGGCCTCACGCTGCAGGACTTCGACTTCTACGAGATCCACGAGGCCTTCGCCTCCGTCGTGCTCGCGACGCTGCAGGCCTGGGAGTCGCCCGAGTACTGCAAGGACCGCCTGGGCCTGGACAAGCCGCTCGGCTCGATCGACCGCAGCAAGCTCAACGTCAACGGCTCGTCGCTGGCGGCGGGCCACCCGTTCGCCGCGACCGGCGGCCGCATCGTGGCCTCCGCCGCGAAGCAGATCAAGGAGAACGGCGGCGGTCGCGCGCTGATCTCGATCTGCGCCGCCGGTGGTCAGGGCATCACCGCCATCATCGAGGGCTGA
- a CDS encoding CoA-binding protein yields MTATDDLIERILRDYDTITVVGASVDPAKAAHDVPAYMQHRGWRIIPVNPHADEILGEPVYRTLADVPEQVGLVDVFRPAEFTPDIARQAVAAGATALWLQLGIRSAEAREIAESAGLLYVEDRCLIIEQRRTQISRRSA; encoded by the coding sequence ATGACCGCGACGGACGATCTGATCGAGAGGATCCTGCGCGACTACGACACCATCACGGTGGTCGGGGCCAGCGTCGATCCGGCGAAGGCGGCCCACGACGTGCCCGCCTACATGCAGCACCGCGGATGGCGCATCATCCCGGTGAACCCGCACGCCGACGAGATACTCGGCGAGCCGGTGTACCGCACCCTGGCCGACGTCCCGGAACAAGTCGGCCTGGTCGACGTCTTCCGGCCCGCCGAGTTCACGCCCGACATCGCCCGGCAGGCCGTCGCCGCCGGGGCGACGGCGCTGTGGCTGCAGCTGGGCATCCGCTCGGCCGAGGCGCGCGAGATCGCCGAGTCCGCCGGGCTGCTCTACGTCGAGGACCGCTGCCTCATCATCGAACAGCGCCGCACGCAGATCTCCAGGAGGAGCGCATGA
- a CDS encoding acyltransferase family protein, whose amino-acid sequence MAPASRSGHVPALTGLRALAAFGVCVTHAAFWGGDFTPDALGAAYARLETAVPVFFALSGFLLVRPWIRARAGGTPPDVRRYAVSRAWRILPAYWAVVTVVYVIYLWRPDGSPHGHGWGDYLRHLSFTQIYGVGHVHTGLTQMWSMCVEVAFYLALPLLGLWLLRARRAWTVPAAMVALSVGWLVLVTATEVFGKTARSWPPGFAAAFAAGMAVALLVDRVRLPRWPLLLAAAVAYGVLLTPVAGPIDLRLPTPAQGVTKFLLEALIGGLLVAAFATGPSRVLGSRPMVWLGSISYEFFLLHVIVMEFVVLDLFGWSLFTGSTWPIVVVTTAITIVLSWGLHVGVERFRAAVSRPRAAEVIGR is encoded by the coding sequence ATCGCACCCGCTTCGCGCTCCGGCCACGTCCCCGCCCTCACGGGCCTGCGGGCGCTGGCCGCGTTCGGGGTGTGCGTCACGCACGCCGCGTTCTGGGGCGGTGACTTCACCCCGGATGCGCTCGGCGCCGCCTACGCGCGGCTCGAGACCGCGGTGCCCGTGTTCTTCGCGCTGTCGGGGTTCCTGCTGGTGCGGCCGTGGATCCGCGCACGGGCCGGGGGCACGCCTCCGGACGTGCGGCGGTACGCCGTCTCGCGGGCGTGGCGGATCCTGCCCGCGTACTGGGCGGTGGTCACCGTCGTGTACGTCATCTACCTCTGGCGTCCCGACGGTTCGCCGCACGGGCACGGGTGGGGCGACTACCTCCGGCACCTGAGTTTCACGCAGATCTACGGCGTCGGTCACGTGCACACGGGCCTGACGCAGATGTGGAGCATGTGCGTGGAAGTCGCCTTCTACCTGGCACTTCCACTCCTGGGGCTGTGGCTGCTGCGCGCCCGCCGGGCGTGGACGGTGCCGGCGGCGATGGTCGCCCTGTCCGTGGGCTGGCTGGTGCTGGTGACCGCGACGGAGGTCTTCGGGAAGACGGCGCGGTCGTGGCCGCCCGGGTTCGCCGCCGCGTTCGCCGCGGGCATGGCGGTGGCGCTGCTGGTCGACCGGGTGCGGCTGCCGCGGTGGCCTCTGCTGCTCGCCGCGGCGGTCGCCTACGGCGTGCTGCTGACCCCGGTCGCCGGGCCGATCGACCTCCGGCTGCCGACCCCGGCGCAGGGGGTGACGAAGTTCCTGCTGGAGGCGCTGATCGGCGGGCTGCTGGTGGCCGCGTTCGCGACCGGGCCGTCGCGCGTGCTGGGTTCGAGGCCGATGGTGTGGCTCGGCTCCATCAGCTACGAGTTCTTCCTCCTCCACGTGATTGTCATGGAGTTCGTGGTGTTGGACCTGTTCGGCTGGTCGCTGTTCACCGGTTCCACGTGGCCCATCGTCGTGGTGACCACCGCGATCACCATCGTGCTGTCGTGGGGGCTGCACGTCGGGGTGGAGCGGTTCCGCGCGGCCGTGAGTCGCCCGCGGGCGGCGGAGGTCATCGGGCGCTGA
- a CDS encoding YhgE/Pip domain-containing protein: protein MAAGLAFGSEIKRFGRSRLTRAAIVVMMLLPLVYGALYLWAFWDPFGHVNKMPVALVNADKGTEVKGQKINAGAEVEKSLADDKSLDWNIVSPAEAQQGVKDGTYYFMLELPENFSAAIASPMSGKPEKAQLQAVYNDANNYISSTIGQTAMSQVLNAVSTRVSGQAVNQVLSMMITAGSGIEQAADGAGKLHDGLVTANDGAAQLASGLGTAKTGSAQLRAGSQQLSDGITQATDPLLAVTKALSGLGGNTAQLQQSAAALVEAADKAGVFVKTQDTALAGIDAAIRQLAASPDPVARQSAEGLRAVRAQLAQASVTPAAKQQITAAAGAAATMTEQLRTPGSPLQTVLAQVGATGGDLTAKLTELRSGAQQLAAGNATLDDGITQLSDGATRLSAGTVQLRDGSQELSTKLREGAGAVPKWSQEQTSQVAQTIGGPVQLDAQHENRAPNFGTGMAPFFLTLALFFGALVLWMVFRPLQNRAIAAEVLAIRVVMASYLPAAAIGLFQAAILYCVVRFGLGLEVAHPVAMVFFMMGVSLSFIAFTQAVNAFVGPAVGRVLIMALLMLQLVSSGGMYPVETTARPFQILHKYDPMTYGVNGLRQLILGGIDNRLWQAIAVLVFLWVASVTVSCLSARRNRLWNLDRLIPAIKI from the coding sequence ATCGCCGCCGGCCTCGCCTTCGGATCCGAGATCAAGCGCTTCGGCCGCAGCCGGCTCACGCGCGCCGCGATCGTCGTGATGATGCTGCTGCCGCTGGTCTACGGCGCCCTGTACCTGTGGGCGTTCTGGGATCCGTTCGGCCACGTCAACAAGATGCCGGTCGCGCTCGTCAACGCCGACAAGGGGACCGAGGTCAAGGGCCAGAAGATCAACGCGGGCGCCGAGGTCGAGAAGTCGCTCGCCGACGACAAGAGCCTGGACTGGAACATCGTCTCCCCCGCCGAGGCGCAGCAGGGCGTCAAGGACGGCACCTACTACTTCATGCTGGAGCTGCCGGAGAACTTCTCCGCCGCCATCGCCTCCCCGATGAGCGGCAAGCCCGAGAAGGCGCAGCTGCAAGCGGTGTACAACGACGCCAACAACTACATCAGCTCCACCATCGGCCAGACCGCGATGTCGCAGGTCCTCAACGCCGTCTCCACCCGGGTCTCCGGGCAGGCGGTGAACCAGGTGCTGTCGATGATGATCACCGCCGGGTCCGGGATCGAGCAGGCCGCCGACGGGGCCGGGAAACTCCACGACGGTCTCGTGACCGCGAACGACGGTGCCGCCCAGCTCGCCTCGGGCCTCGGGACCGCGAAGACCGGCTCGGCCCAGCTGCGCGCGGGCTCGCAGCAGCTCTCCGACGGGATCACCCAGGCCACGGATCCCCTTCTCGCCGTGACGAAGGCGCTGTCCGGGCTGGGCGGGAACACTGCGCAGCTGCAGCAGAGCGCAGCCGCACTCGTCGAGGCCGCCGACAAGGCCGGCGTCTTCGTCAAGACGCAGGACACCGCGCTGGCGGGGATCGACGCCGCGATCAGGCAGCTCGCCGCCAGCCCCGACCCGGTGGCACGGCAGTCCGCCGAGGGCCTGCGCGCGGTTCGCGCGCAGCTCGCGCAGGCGTCGGTGACGCCCGCGGCCAAGCAGCAGATCACCGCAGCGGCCGGTGCCGCCGCGACGATGACCGAGCAGCTCCGCACGCCCGGCAGCCCCCTGCAGACGGTGCTCGCCCAGGTCGGCGCCACCGGCGGGGACCTCACCGCCAAGCTCACCGAACTGCGGTCGGGCGCGCAGCAACTCGCCGCGGGCAACGCCACGCTCGACGACGGCATCACGCAGCTGTCCGACGGCGCCACCCGGCTCTCGGCCGGTACGGTGCAGTTGCGCGACGGCAGCCAGGAGCTGTCGACCAAGCTGCGCGAGGGCGCGGGCGCCGTGCCCAAGTGGTCGCAGGAGCAGACCTCGCAGGTCGCGCAGACCATCGGCGGCCCCGTCCAGCTGGACGCGCAGCACGAGAACCGCGCCCCGAACTTCGGCACCGGCATGGCGCCCTTCTTCCTCACGCTGGCACTGTTCTTCGGCGCGCTGGTGCTGTGGATGGTGTTCCGGCCGTTGCAGAACCGCGCCATCGCCGCCGAGGTGCTGGCGATCCGCGTGGTCATGGCGAGCTACCTGCCCGCGGCCGCGATCGGCCTGTTCCAGGCGGCGATCCTGTACTGCGTGGTGCGCTTCGGGCTGGGCCTCGAGGTGGCCCATCCCGTCGCGATGGTGTTCTTCATGATGGGGGTATCGCTGTCCTTCATCGCGTTCACCCAGGCGGTGAACGCCTTCGTCGGGCCCGCCGTCGGCCGCGTGCTCATCATGGCGCTGCTGATGCTGCAGCTGGTGAGCTCCGGCGGCATGTATCCGGTGGAGACCACCGCCAGACCCTTCCAGATCCTGCACAAGTACGACCCGATGACGTACGGCGTCAACGGTTTGCGGCAGCTGATCCTGGGCGGCATCGACAACCGCCTCTGGCAGGCGATCGCGGTGCTGGTGTTCCTGTGGGTCGCGTCCGTGACGGTCTCGTGCCTCTCCGCCCGGCGGAACCGGCTCTGGAACCTCGACCGGCTCATCCCCGCGATCAAGATCTGA
- a CDS encoding acyl-CoA dehydrogenase: MGHYKSNVRDIEFNLFEDLGVGEVLASGAYGDLDEDTAKEMLREAARQAEGPIAESFAEADRNPPVFNPETHEVKINEAFKKSQAIFADGGWAYLGLNDELGGTDVPRSLYWGIGELFLGANPPVFMFAAGPGFAQILFDEGTDEQKKWAKIAAERNWNATMVLTEPDAGSDVGAGRTKAIKQEDGSWHIEGVKRFITSAVMDGMFESTFHLVLARPEGGAPGTKGLGLYFVPKHHFDEQGNLGEENGVYVTGVEHKMGIKTSTTCEVTFGGHGKPAKGWLVGEEIKGIAQMFKVIEHARMMVGTKAIGTLSTGYLNALDYAKQRVQGADLTQMADKTAPRVTITHHPDVRRSLLTQKAYAEGLRAVYLYTAAHQDVRTATPVSGADEEMAFKVNDLLLPIVKGVGSERAFTLLGTESLQTFGGSGFLQDYPIEQYVRDSKIDSLYEGTTAIQAQDFFFRKILRDRGAALGHVAGQITAFIEANAGGAFAADVALLKTAAEDVQAMAATLTGFALASQQEPKELYKVGLGSVRFLMAFGDLMVGWRLLHQAVVAQAKIDGGATGADKSFYEGKVGVAKFFAANMLPLLTGTKDIIAAIDNQAMDLDEAAF, translated from the coding sequence ATGGGCCATTACAAGAGCAACGTCCGCGACATCGAGTTCAACCTCTTCGAGGATCTCGGCGTCGGCGAGGTGCTGGCTTCCGGTGCGTACGGCGACCTCGACGAGGACACCGCCAAGGAGATGCTGCGCGAGGCGGCCCGTCAGGCCGAGGGCCCCATCGCCGAGTCCTTCGCCGAGGCCGACCGCAACCCGCCGGTCTTCAACCCGGAGACCCACGAGGTCAAGATCAACGAGGCGTTCAAGAAGTCGCAGGCCATCTTCGCCGACGGCGGCTGGGCGTACCTCGGCCTCAACGACGAGCTCGGCGGCACCGACGTGCCCCGCTCGCTGTACTGGGGCATCGGCGAGCTCTTCCTCGGCGCCAACCCGCCCGTCTTCATGTTCGCCGCGGGCCCCGGCTTCGCGCAGATCCTCTTCGACGAGGGCACCGACGAGCAGAAGAAGTGGGCGAAGATCGCCGCCGAGCGCAACTGGAACGCCACCATGGTGCTCACCGAGCCGGACGCCGGCTCGGACGTGGGCGCGGGCCGCACCAAGGCCATCAAGCAGGAGGACGGCTCCTGGCACATCGAGGGCGTGAAGCGCTTCATCACCTCCGCGGTGATGGACGGCATGTTCGAGTCCACCTTCCACCTCGTGCTGGCCCGCCCCGAGGGCGGCGCGCCCGGCACCAAGGGCCTGGGCCTGTACTTCGTGCCGAAGCACCACTTCGACGAGCAGGGCAACCTCGGCGAGGAGAACGGCGTCTACGTCACCGGCGTCGAGCACAAGATGGGCATCAAGACGTCCACCACCTGTGAGGTCACCTTCGGCGGCCACGGCAAGCCCGCCAAGGGCTGGCTCGTGGGCGAGGAGATCAAGGGCATCGCGCAGATGTTCAAGGTCATCGAGCACGCCCGCATGATGGTCGGCACCAAGGCCATCGGCACCCTCTCGACCGGCTACCTCAACGCGCTCGACTACGCCAAGCAGCGCGTCCAGGGCGCCGACCTGACCCAGATGGCCGACAAGACCGCGCCGCGCGTGACCATCACGCACCACCCGGACGTGCGCCGCTCGCTGCTCACGCAGAAGGCGTACGCCGAGGGCCTGCGCGCCGTGTACCTGTACACCGCCGCGCACCAGGACGTCCGCACCGCGACCCCCGTCTCGGGCGCCGACGAGGAGATGGCGTTCAAGGTCAACGACCTGCTGCTCCCGATCGTCAAGGGCGTCGGCTCCGAGCGCGCGTTCACGCTGCTCGGCACCGAGTCGCTGCAGACCTTCGGCGGCTCCGGCTTCCTGCAGGACTACCCGATCGAGCAGTACGTCCGCGACTCGAAGATCGACTCGCTGTACGAGGGCACCACCGCCATCCAGGCGCAGGACTTCTTCTTCCGCAAGATCCTCCGCGACCGCGGCGCCGCGCTGGGCCATGTGGCCGGGCAGATCACCGCGTTCATCGAGGCCAACGCCGGTGGCGCCTTCGCCGCCGACGTCGCGCTGCTCAAGACCGCCGCCGAGGACGTGCAGGCCATGGCCGCCACGCTCACCGGTTTCGCGCTCGCCTCGCAGCAGGAGCCCAAGGAGCTGTACAAGGTGGGCCTCGGCTCGGTGCGCTTCCTCATGGCCTTCGGTGACCTGATGGTCGGCTGGCGCCTGCTGCACCAGGCCGTCGTCGCGCAGGCCAAGATCGACGGTGGCGCCACCGGTGCCGACAAGTCCTTCTACGAGGGCAAGGTCGGCGTCGCGAAGTTCTTCGCCGCGAACATGCTGCCGCTGCTCACCGGCACCAAGGACATCATCGCCGCGATCGACAACCAGGCGATGGACCTCGACGAGGCCGCGTTCTGA
- a CDS encoding class I SAM-dependent methyltransferase: MSTPDTTPDGIDRTDEEREEGGIGPLSPAELAHGEKQLRGAKEWDARYRATELVWGTPPDPWIVEQVTVLPPGRALDVGAGEGRHALWLATRAWDVTAVDYSRVGLDKAATVAARSPRTVRARLQWTPLDITVDAIPDQPYDLAVWAYVHPDPEDRAAAIAKVAHALAPGGLLLLLAHEKADSHPGLPTFGAAELSEALPEDMVVEHVEWRESDPYHGTGTDLAVRARRRREEAIAP; this comes from the coding sequence GTGAGCACGCCCGACACCACCCCCGACGGCATCGACCGGACCGACGAGGAGCGCGAGGAGGGCGGCATCGGCCCCCTCTCCCCCGCCGAACTCGCGCACGGGGAGAAGCAGCTGCGCGGCGCGAAGGAGTGGGACGCCCGCTACCGCGCCACCGAACTGGTGTGGGGAACGCCACCCGACCCGTGGATCGTCGAGCAGGTGACCGTGCTCCCGCCCGGCCGCGCCCTCGATGTGGGCGCCGGCGAGGGCCGGCACGCGCTGTGGCTCGCGACCCGCGCGTGGGACGTGACGGCCGTCGATTACTCGCGCGTCGGGCTCGACAAGGCGGCGACGGTGGCCGCGCGGTCGCCGCGCACCGTCCGAGCCCGGCTGCAGTGGACCCCGCTCGACATCACCGTCGACGCGATCCCCGACCAGCCCTACGACCTGGCCGTCTGGGCGTACGTGCATCCCGATCCCGAGGACCGGGCCGCCGCGATCGCCAAGGTCGCGCACGCGCTGGCGCCCGGCGGGCTGCTCCTGCTGCTGGCGCACGAGAAGGCGGACTCGCACCCCGGCCTGCCCACCTTCGGAGCCGCCGAGCTGTCGGAGGCGCTGCCCGAGGACATGGTGGTGGAGCACGTGGAATGGCGCGAGAGTGATCCGTACCACGGCACGGGCACTGACCTGGCTGTTCGCGCACGTCGTCGCCGTGAGGAGGCGATCGCGCCGTAG
- a CDS encoding deoxyribonuclease IV, whose translation MRIGAHVRSDTHPVETAEQLGVDVIQMFVSDPQSWKKPEPHPQTQALKDSPLEIVVHSAYVINVASLNNRLRMPSRKAVEQQAAAAADLGAFGLVVHGGHLRDGEDLQAGIDNWRKLFTRQEEKGGFGVPILIENTAGGDGAIARQLETIDRLWDAVGDQGAGFCLDTCHAWAGGEELMGIVERVLAITGRIDLVHLNNSRDEFDSARDRHANLQDGTIDPDLLADVARAAGAPIILETPSDGLADDVAYLKEALL comes from the coding sequence ATGCGCATCGGTGCCCATGTCCGCAGTGACACCCACCCCGTCGAGACGGCCGAACAGCTGGGGGTGGACGTGATCCAGATGTTCGTCTCCGACCCCCAGAGCTGGAAGAAGCCGGAGCCGCACCCGCAGACGCAGGCGCTCAAGGACTCGCCGCTCGAGATCGTCGTGCACTCGGCGTACGTCATCAACGTCGCGAGCCTGAACAACCGGCTCCGGATGCCGAGCCGCAAGGCCGTCGAGCAGCAGGCCGCCGCGGCCGCCGACCTCGGCGCCTTCGGGCTGGTGGTGCACGGCGGACACCTGCGCGACGGCGAGGACCTGCAGGCGGGGATCGACAACTGGCGCAAGCTCTTCACGCGCCAGGAGGAGAAGGGCGGCTTCGGCGTACCGATCCTCATCGAGAACACCGCGGGCGGCGACGGGGCGATCGCTCGCCAGTTGGAGACCATCGACCGGCTGTGGGACGCCGTCGGCGACCAGGGCGCCGGCTTCTGCCTCGACACCTGCCACGCCTGGGCGGGCGGCGAGGAGCTGATGGGCATCGTCGAGCGGGTCCTGGCGATCACCGGCCGCATCGACCTCGTGCACCTGAACAACTCCCGCGACGAGTTCGACTCGGCGCGCGACCGGCACGCCAACCTGCAGGACGGCACCATCGACCCCGACCTGCTGGCCGACGTGGCCCGCGCGGCCGGGGCGCCGATCATCCTCGAGACCCCGTCGGACGGCCTCGCCGATGACGTGGCCTACCTCAAGGAGGCCCTGCTGTGA
- a CDS encoding alpha/beta hydrolase — MMVVRTTAWRGEPADAYERWACLEARAAEELDAALERAASEIRSGGGELAVRLAAIDLPAAVPPGGARAPSTPVPTRLLSAAERDRENRARLAADLRAAPPGPRRRMLETIDARLRELGSGGETVQLFEYDPDAFGGDGAVTVAIGDLDTARAIGVVVPGMGTTAASIGAVTRNAANLQVAARRADPTTATATLAWIGYDAPSGRAAVAQVLTGAHARRGAAELRADLADLARMRSDDPRVVVFGHSYGATTVATAGAGGALAGTVDAMVLLGSPGAGPVRSAAELGMPVYVARDSDDPIPRVGATDRAAQGLRRWFGVELGLGADPAAPSFGATAVDAEGPTPFGMGAHSGYLDQGSRALDAFAAILTRGGIDAR; from the coding sequence ATGATGGTCGTGCGGACGACGGCGTGGCGGGGTGAACCGGCCGATGCGTACGAGCGCTGGGCGTGTCTGGAGGCCCGCGCGGCGGAGGAGCTCGATGCAGCCCTCGAGCGCGCGGCATCGGAGATCCGCAGTGGAGGAGGCGAACTCGCGGTCCGGCTCGCCGCGATCGACCTCCCCGCCGCCGTGCCGCCTGGCGGCGCGCGGGCGCCGTCGACCCCGGTGCCGACCCGACTGTTGTCCGCGGCGGAGCGGGACCGGGAGAACCGCGCCCGCCTCGCGGCCGATCTGAGAGCCGCGCCGCCCGGGCCGCGGCGGCGGATGCTCGAGACGATCGACGCGCGGCTGCGCGAACTCGGGAGTGGCGGCGAGACTGTGCAGCTGTTCGAGTACGACCCGGACGCCTTCGGCGGCGACGGCGCGGTGACGGTCGCGATCGGCGATCTCGACACGGCCCGCGCCATCGGCGTCGTCGTTCCGGGCATGGGCACGACGGCGGCGTCGATCGGAGCGGTCACCCGCAACGCCGCGAACCTGCAGGTCGCCGCCCGTCGCGCGGACCCGACGACCGCGACGGCGACCCTGGCCTGGATCGGGTACGACGCCCCGTCGGGCCGGGCGGCCGTCGCGCAGGTCCTCACCGGCGCCCATGCCCGACGGGGCGCCGCCGAGTTGCGGGCCGATCTCGCCGACCTCGCGCGGATGCGATCCGACGATCCGCGGGTCGTGGTCTTCGGACACAGCTACGGCGCCACGACGGTGGCCACGGCGGGCGCGGGTGGGGCGCTGGCGGGCACCGTCGATGCGATGGTTCTGCTCGGCTCCCCGGGTGCCGGCCCGGTGCGCTCCGCCGCGGAGCTGGGGATGCCGGTGTACGTGGCGCGCGACTCCGATGATCCGATCCCGCGGGTCGGTGCGACCGACCGTGCCGCGCAGGGACTTCGCCGATGGTTCGGTGTGGAGCTGGGGCTCGGGGCCGACCCTGCGGCGCCGTCGTTCGGGGCGACGGCGGTGGACGCCGAGGGGCCCACGCCCTTCGGCATGGGTGCGCACTCGGGGTACTTAGACCAGGGCTCGCGGGCGCTGGACGCGTTCGCGGCGATCCTGACGAGAGGGGGAATCGATGCCCGGTGA
- a CDS encoding MFS transporter: MTTTLTTTTASSARATVRDWGALAVLMLPVLLVSIDGTVLGFALPSIAATLGPTAAQQLWIIDVYPLVLAGLLVSMGSLGDRLGRRRLLLLGATGFAAMSVVAAYAPTAGALIAARAGLGFFGAMLMPSTLSLLRNIFTDPQQRRLAIAVWASCFAAGAALGPIVGGFLLEHFWWGSVFLMAVPVLIPLLVLAPVFVPESRDPNPGRIDPVSIVLSLLALTPIVYAVKTLAKGGDLVVVASALAIGVTATGLFLRLQLRRPDPMLDVRLFADRRFSGAVAVNLLSVFSLVGFMFFVSQHLQLVVGMSPMDAGWALVPGLITMMVAGLYVVRVVRWIAPSTVVVGGMLVSAAAYAVVMAFASPDSTLAVLIAFAMLGVGIGAAETLSNDLIVSSVPAEKAGAASAVSETAYELGSVLGTAVLGSILAGAYAAKLVLPAGLTGEQAADAGETLAGAHHVATQLPAEAADALVRAAGHAFDAGVSVTSAIGVVLMLAAAWIAHRTLRAPSSSVATTVEQ; this comes from the coding sequence ATGACCACCACACTCACCACCACGACCGCGTCGTCCGCGCGCGCCACGGTGCGCGACTGGGGTGCACTCGCGGTCCTGATGCTCCCCGTCCTCCTGGTCTCGATCGACGGGACCGTGCTCGGCTTCGCACTGCCGTCGATCGCCGCCACGCTCGGCCCGACGGCGGCGCAGCAGCTGTGGATCATCGACGTCTACCCGCTGGTGCTCGCCGGCCTGCTCGTCTCCATGGGCAGCCTCGGCGACCGACTGGGCCGGCGCCGCCTCCTCCTACTGGGCGCGACGGGCTTCGCCGCGATGTCGGTCGTGGCCGCCTACGCCCCCACCGCGGGCGCGCTCATCGCCGCCCGCGCGGGCCTCGGCTTCTTCGGCGCGATGCTGATGCCGTCCACGCTCTCCTTGCTGCGCAACATCTTCACCGATCCGCAGCAGCGGCGGCTGGCGATCGCGGTGTGGGCGTCGTGCTTCGCCGCGGGCGCCGCGCTCGGCCCCATCGTGGGTGGCTTCCTGCTGGAGCACTTCTGGTGGGGCTCGGTCTTCCTCATGGCCGTGCCCGTGCTGATCCCGCTGCTGGTGCTCGCCCCGGTCTTCGTGCCCGAGTCGCGCGACCCGAACCCGGGCCGCATCGACCCGGTGTCGATCGTGCTCTCGCTCCTCGCGCTGACCCCGATCGTCTACGCGGTGAAGACCCTCGCCAAGGGCGGCGACCTCGTGGTCGTCGCGTCGGCGCTGGCGATCGGCGTGACGGCGACCGGCCTGTTCCTGCGCCTGCAGCTGCGGCGCCCGGACCCGATGCTCGACGTGCGACTGTTCGCGGACCGTCGCTTCTCCGGCGCCGTCGCGGTGAACCTGCTCAGCGTCTTCTCGCTGGTCGGCTTCATGTTCTTCGTCTCGCAGCACCTCCAGCTGGTGGTCGGGATGAGCCCGATGGACGCCGGGTGGGCGCTGGTCCCGGGGCTGATCACGATGATGGTCGCGGGCCTCTACGTGGTGCGGGTCGTGCGGTGGATCGCCCCGTCGACCGTGGTAGTGGGCGGCATGCTCGTCTCCGCCGCCGCGTACGCGGTGGTGATGGCCTTCGCCTCGCCGGATTCCACGCTCGCCGTGCTCATCGCCTTCGCGATGCTCGGCGTGGGCATCGGCGCCGCCGAGACGCTGTCGAACGACCTCATCGTCTCGTCGGTGCCCGCCGAGAAGGCGGGTGCGGCCTCGGCCGTCTCGGAAACCGCCTACGAGCTGGGCTCTGTGCTCGGCACCGCCGTCCTCGGCTCGATCCTGGCCGGCGCCTACGCCGCGAAGCTCGTGCTGCCCGCGGGCCTCACCGGCGAGCAGGCCGCCGACGCCGGCGAGACGCTCGCCGGGGCGCACCACGTCGCGACGCAGCTGCCCGCCGAGGCGGCGGATGCCCTGGTCCGGGCCGCCGGTCATGCGTTCGACGCCGGCGTCTCCGTGACGTCCGCGATCGGCGTGGTGCTCATGCTGGCCGCGGCCTGGATCGCGCACCGCACGCTGCGGGCGCCGTCCTCGTCCGTCGCCACCACCGTCGAGCAGTAG